CGTTTTCCAAAATGTCTGTCGGCAGCGCCGAGCAATTCACCGGAATAAAAGGCGCTTTGTTGCGCGGGCTGCGTTGATGGATGGCGCGCGCCACCAGTTCCTTGCCGGTGCCGCTCTCGCCGGTAATGAGAACGCTGGCGTCGGACTTGGCAACGGCTTCGGTCAATTTGTAGATTTCGCGCATCGATTCGCTTTGCCCGATCAAGTCTTCGTAGCGCGTCAATTCGCGCAACTGCGTGGCCATGGCGCGGTTGGAAAGCGTGAGCGCGTTTTTTTCGACGGCTTTGGCGATGACCTGTTTCAAGCGCGCGCCTTCGACCGGCTTGGTCAAATAATCGTACGCGCCGTTGCGCATGGCCTCGACGGCGGAATCAATCGTGCCGAAGCCGGTGACCATGATCAGCTCGGTTGGCAAATTTTTTTCGCGCAAGCGCCGCAATAAATCCAGCCCGCTGAGATCGGGCAGCGACAAATCAACGACGGCGACGGCGATTTCTTCGTCTTGCAATGCTTGCCAGGCCTGGGTGCCGCTCATTGCCGTCGAAATCGCGTAGGTTTCATCGAGCAGGGTTTCGAGCGCGGACAGGACGCCGGGCTCGTCGTCAACCAGCAAAATTTTCTCGCGAGAATCGGGCAAGAATTTCCTCCATGAAAAAGAAAGTCTCGGATGCCGGACAGGCGGTTGGTTCGTCCTACTTCAAATTCGCCGTAAAATCGACGACCTGATTTTGCACTTTATCCAGCTCATTGGCGACGAGAGCGAGATGCTTGAGCAGGCGTTCCTGCTGCGGCCCGGCGTTCTTCTGCGCGAGCATTTGCGCCGCCTCGAGGTTGAGCCTGGCGGTATGAATCGGCCCGCGCAAATCGTGCGCGAGCTTTTCGAGAAGTTTTTTGAGATCGGAGGTGGTCATGGGTTTGGTTGATTTTTTATCGACAAATCAAGACATAATTCTTTTCACACATGGCTTGGCCTCAAACGCAGCTCAAGCACTACACCCCATTCCCCAGCCATTTCTCCAACATGCCCAAAATATCCTTGCTTTCGAAAGGCTTGGTGAGATAATCATTGCAGCCGGCGGCGAGGGCTTTTTCACGGTCGCCTTTCATGGCGCGGGCGGTTAACGCCACGACCGGGATGTGCGCCAATTGTTTCTGCGCTTTGAGCATGCGCGCGACTTGATAGCCGTCCATGTTCGGCATCATGATGTCCATTAAAATGAGGTCGGGGCGTTGATGCTGTGCAGCCAGCAAGGCTTTGTCACCGGCCTCGGCAAACTCCACCTTATATCCGGCGTTTTCCAAAATGAACTGCATGGCGTAACGCGTGTTTTCATCGTCCTCGATCACTAGGATGCGCGGCGATTTGGGGCGATGGCTCAAGGGAAAACGCAACGACAGCCGGCCGCGTTTTTTGGCGGCGGCCTTTCCATCAACACCCTTGCTTTTTGATTCACCGCCGGCGCGAGCTTTTTCGGCGCGGCTGCTGCGAACGACAGCGCGCACCGGCGCTGTCGAGGGCGGAATGTGAATGGTAAACTTCGATCCTTTTCCCGGCTCGCTTTCGACTTCGATGTCGCCGTTCAAAATCATGAGCATTTTTTTTGAAATGGCCAACCCCAGGCCGGTGCCGCCGTGCCGCCGAGTCTCGGAATTTTCCAACTGCCGGAACGGCTCGAAGATTTCCTTTTGTTTTGATGATGAAATTCCGATGCCGGTATCGCGCACCGAGATCACCAGCGTGTTGCTGCGTGCGCGCGCCCAAACTTCGATTTCGCCTTTTTCGGTGAATTTAACCGCGTTGCCCAGCAGATTGGTCAACACGCGCGACAGGATGCTGCGATCACACCGGAAACGTTCGGGCAAATTTTCGCCAAGGCGCACGCGCAAGGCCAATTTTTTTTGCTCGCACAACGGACGAATTGACTCCGTCGCCTCGCGAATGATCTGCGCCGGCGCAAATTCTTCGATCACCGCCTCCATTTTGCCGGCTTCGATTTTGCTGAGATCCAAAATATCATTGAGCAATCGCAGGAGATTCTTGCCGCTGCGCTGCACCACGGTGAGCTGCCGCTTTTGTTCCGGGTTGAGCTTGCCGGGTGTTTCGCTTAAAAGAATCTCAGAAAATTGCAGAATCGAGTGCATCGGCGTGCGCAGCTCGTGCGAAACGCTCGCCAGAAATTCCGAGATCAATTGATTGGCGCGCTCCAGCGCCATCGCCTTTTCGTCGGTCTCGTGAAATAAATGCGCGTTTTCAATGATCAACGCCGCCCGGTCGGCAATATCAGCAGCGAAATCGGCGTCGTTGGGATGCTGAAAAATGGAATCGGAAACGCCCTCCGGCAGCAAATAAGCCATGACGCCGATGCTGCGGCCGCGTGATCGCATGGAAACAAGCTGGGCTTTGGCAACCGGCCGGTTGTTGTCTTTCAAGGCGAGCAACGGTTCTGATGATTTGATTTTGACGACTTCGGCAAGAATCGACGGCGGCAGCTCAGCTTGACTCAAATCGATTTGAACGATATCGGCGGTGGTTGTCGTGGTAAAACGCGGCAACAGCGTTTCAGAGAATTCATTCGAATCGAGCAGGCGGCTTTTAGGCCGGTCGCTTCTCGAGGTCGTCGTACCCAAAGCGCAAAGCCAACGGCGCTCACCGAAAGGCTGCACCAGCACCAAACAGGGCCGCGAGAACGCCTGCACGCCAATGCCGGCAATTTCGGTTACCACCTGTTCAACCGTCCCGGCGACACGAAAAGCTTTTCCGATATCCGCCAACACCCGCGCTTGCCGCTCGTTGCGTTGATGCAACGCCAACAAACGGCTGTTCTCAATGGCAATCGCCGCGTCATCCGCGAGAATTTCAAGATCGCGAACCTGCTGCAAGTTCGGACGGTAACCTTCCGACGGGTTGAAAACAATGATGAGGCCGATCAATTGATCGCGGGAACGAATCGGCACCAGCAAGCCATCGTTCGGCAGCCAATCGCCGTTGGTCGGAACTTCCAGCGACGCCGGGATGAAAATCGGACGGCCGCCGGTCCACTGGCGCGAGTCGATAAAAAAAGATTCGCTGAGGCGAAAGCGCTCCAACAGATAAGGTGCCAACTCCGAGTAGGGTATTTGCTGCATCGGCCGCAGCGACGGGGCGTTGCGATTGGCAAAGCCGCTTTGTGCAACCAACTGAAAGACTTCGTTTTCTCGGCGCTGGAGAATCAAAACGCATTGCCATCCCAGAGCGGCGGCAGCTTCACTGACTTTCTGCATGATCAAATCGAGGCCGACGTTGAGGCGAATATCTTCGCCGATTTCCATCAATTTGGCGAGTTGATCGATGCGCCGCTGCAATTCACCGGTGCGGCCTTGCAACGAGGCCTGATGCTGCTTGCTGCGGACAATCTCCGCGGTCTTTGCTTCAAGCTCTTCGGCTTGCAGACGCAATTTTTCCTCGAGTTCCTTGCGGGCGGTGGCGTCGCGCTCGATCCAAAGATAGCGAATGATTTTTTCATCGGCGCCGGCAATGGGGATGACCGAGAGGTCGCTGATGAATTCACCGCCGTCCTGGCGGCGGCTGACCATTTCACCGCGCCAGGATTTATGCTGAATGAGCCGGCGATTGATTTCATTCCAGCGTCCGGCCTCGCCCTCGTCGTGATAAAATTGCGGCGTTCGGCCGATCATTTCACTACGTGCAAAACCAGTGATCCGCTCGAACGCTTCGTTGACGTAAAGGATTTTGTTGGCGGTGTCGGTGATAACGATGGCATCCATCGCGTTTTCGACACATTGCTGAAAAATGTGAAGGTCCTTGGTTTTTTCGGCGACGATATCTTCCAGTGAGCGCGCCGCCAAATGCCGCGCTGTCAAATCGAGCACACTGAGATGAACGCCGAAGATCTTTTCGTATTTGTCCTGCAAGGGCGCGGCAAAAATTTGCAAAAATTTTTCTTCATCGGCGATGATGTGGTGAATTTCCACCAATGAAGAGCGGCCGCGGCGAGCTTCTTGCGCCGATGGCAGGAGTTTTTCGAACAGTTCGCGCGGCAACAGGCTGGAAAGTTTTCGTCCAATGACTGCTGCGGCATTCAACGAATCGGCAGACTCATTTTGGGGAGTTGATAAAGTTTTTTTCGAGTCGACGGTTTGAGCTGATTTGGCAGCCCCGAGGGCTCCCACGGTTTTCATAAACTGCAAAAATTGGAGGTTGACATAGGTTGCCCGCTCATCACGATCTAGATGCAGCACAGCCTCCCGCGTAAATTCGAGAATGGCGGCTTGCCGCTGATTTTCATCTTCGAGCTTGATGGTATTTTCCAGCAGCCCGGTGCGCAGCTCTGATTCCAGGCGCAGAAAGCGGACGTGATCAGCAAAGAGCGCGGCGATAACTAAAAAAACAGCGAAACCGAAAATGGCGTAAGCCACAAGTGGCTGCTGGCGCGCGAAATAAAAGAATGAGACACCGCCGGCAAAAATGAGCGAGGCGAGCGCCAGCCAAAACCATAGCGCCGCGCGTTCACGCCAAAGCCGGTAAAGCGCAATGCCGGCGGCGATCAAAAAAATTCCGGCGGCAATGCCGGCAAAGATTTGGCGCAGGGCTTCGTTCAAGGGAAAATGAAAAATGCCATAACCTTCGACGGCGCCGCAAAGCGTGATCAGCGCCACCATTGCCCAGCACACCAGTTGCCACCGAAAAAAAATCCGGCGCGATTGCCGCGGCTCAGCGAGGCGCGAAGGCGAAACCGCGGCGGCGAACCATAATCCGCATGTTCCAAGGCAGAAGAGATAAAAGAAAAGCTCGCCGCCGAATAATTGCTGCACCCACGCCAACCCGAGCAGCGCGTGACCGATGGTGACAAGAATAAAAATGGTTGTAAGCAACATAACGGCGGACAGGCCGGCCAGAACGCCAAGGCTTTGCAAGCGATAAGCGCGTTCCGCCAGCGCGGTTGCAAAGAGCGCTAAAAAGGCGGCAATGCTGAGAATAGTGGCTGAGGCGCTTGCATCAAGAGTAAAAGCTTCAGCGCCTTTTAAAAATGAATCGAACATAAATGATTTTAAAACGTAATCCGTAAAACATAATTCGCAAAACGAAAAGCGGTTTGCTGGCGAAAGTCCGGCGCAATCAAGACAATTTGGATAATCCGTTAACCGGCAGGTTCAAAATATACGCCCAAGCCCTGATCTCGCCCTGGCCGGTTTGAACCGGAATCAATTTGCGCACAAACAGACTGCGCTCAGTGTGGTCCGGCCAGTAGCCTTCGATGACGTCGAGCGTCTCAAAAAAAGTGAGGGGATCGAAAATTTCAAATAATTCGCCGTGAATGAGCCGGCGCTCGCTGTGTGGTTGTGATGAGGGTTGCTCGGCAGCCTGAGACGTCGGCGCCGAACGATACTCGTCCGCGATGTCAAGCACCAACCCCGGGAAGTCGCCGAGTGCATAAAGCGCGCCCGCAACCGCCGCCGTTGAGAGAAATTTCGCTTTTTGTTCGGAAAGAAAGTGCCCGCGTTCCATGCCGCGCATGAGCGAACCATAAACAAACAGCAGGTTGTGGGACTCAAGTGAATCCATTCACTTCTACCTTTGAAGCCGGATTGCATCGCGATAGTTCTGACCGCTGATTGTTTTCAGCGCCAAAACACATCGTTGCCATTCAACAATTGTCATTTTAATATAAAAAGTTTGGCCCGGAATGCAAATAGAAAAGTCGATTGCAAAAATGAAAGAGGAAAAGAAATATTTAATTTTTTTTTGAAAATAATTGCAACCTTTTGGCGGGCAGTTCCGTCTAATCCATTGAGAGAGTTGTTGAAGACTTAAAGTGATTGGGCTCAAAAGTAATCACCGCATCGAAGTTTGGTGTTGGATGTGGTGTCAATCATAGAGACCTCCCGCGTGACCTAAGGAAAAGGCGATCCACGCCCGTGGATTGCCTTTTCCATTTTTAGCCAAGTAACATTTTGAGCGTCAATCCGGACGCACAAAGTTAGGCGAGGGGCGCTTAAATTTGTTGATCCCCGTGAAGGTTAAATACAAAACGCGGCCGCACGTTGATTTTTCCCCCTGGTTTAAACTGCGGCCATCAACGTTTCCTGGGCAATTTTTTGTTTGGAAATTTGTTCGGGCGTGGCCAGGGGCAAGGTGACAACAAGCTGCGTGCCGCCTTTGGGCACAAAATTAATTTCAACCGTGCCGCCGCTTTGTTGCACGAGTTGGCGCAGTTTCCATAAGCCAAGTCCCGGATGCGCCGTCGCCTTGGTTTTGAAGAACGGCAAAAAAACTTTGCTGACGAGTTCGGGGCTTATGCCGCGTCCATTATCCGTTAGAATCAAACGCAGGCGCGATTGTGCCTCCAGCTTTTCGAGATTAACGCCGACTTCCGTGGCTTCCGCTTCCCGCGAGTTGCGGATCGCTTCGTCGAGGCCGGCTTTAATTTTGGGGACGGCGTTGACCCAAAGCGGCGCGGCTATTTCCGGAAGTTTAACCTTTAAAAATTTTTCCCAGCGGCGCGACAACTCATACAAGATATTGCGAAGATCGAGCGGCGCTGCTTGAGCCTTCGCGATGTAGGTCCCGAACTCCGTGAGCTGCCGCAGTATCGCAGTCATCTCACTCGCCGAGCCGTACGCCCAGTTAATGACTTCAACCGGATTCACCGGTTTGATCTCGCCGGAATCATCACGGCGCGACACGCCCATCGTCAACGCATTTTTCAACAGGTCGAGATAACCTTGAATGCCGGCCAGCTTGTTGTTCAAAATGTCGCCCATGCCGGCCAACAAGTCCAGCAGCGCCAATTGTTTTTGGTTTTCGACGAGATTTTGCTCGAGCTGGCGCCGTTCACTGATGTCTTCACAAGTTATGATCACGTAATGCAGGCCCCCTTTTTCATCTTCAACATTGCAGGCGTGAACGCGGCAGGGAAACTTCCTGCCATCACGACGCAGCCCTTCGATCTCCAAACCGCTTTGATTCGCGACGCTCTCCAAATGTCCGTTGGACGAGGGGGTGGCGCGTTTTTCTTCGCGCAGCGCCGCCCACAGCATGTCGCGCGTCATCGTCTCACTGGTCAGCAAATTATGAATTTCCTGGTCATGCAAATCTTTCACTGAATACCCAAAAAGCTCCGCAGCAGCCAGATTCGCTTCGAGGACGAAGCGTTTGTTGTTGACCACCAGCATCCCGACGGGCAAGGAATCTTTAACATTGGCAAGAAAATCGTATGTTTCTTGCAAGCTGTGCGTTTTTTCGGCGACAAGTTGTTCCAACTCGGCGTTGCGCCGGTTGATTTGTCGTATACGCCAGCGATGGCCGCCATAAATCAATCCGGCGATCGCAAGCAGGCTGCTGAGAATGAACCAGGCGCGCAGGTAAAACGGCGGCACGATTTCAAATCGCAGTTGCCTCGTTTCAGTCGAAGGCATGCCGAGAGCGTTGGCGCCACGTAGATGGAAAGTATATTTTTTCGGCGCTAAATTTGTGTAGCGTACCCGCCCCTCCGCGGTTGCATTCAACCAATCATAGTCGAATCCTTCCAAATAATATTGCGAGCGCGTG
The sequence above is drawn from the candidate division KSB1 bacterium genome and encodes:
- a CDS encoding ATP-binding protein translates to MFDSFLKGAEAFTLDASASATILSIAAFLALFATALAERAYRLQSLGVLAGLSAVMLLTTIFILVTIGHALLGLAWVQQLFGGELFFYLFCLGTCGLWFAAAVSPSRLAEPRQSRRIFFRWQLVCWAMVALITLCGAVEGYGIFHFPLNEALRQIFAGIAAGIFLIAAGIALYRLWRERAALWFWLALASLIFAGGVSFFYFARQQPLVAYAIFGFAVFLVIAALFADHVRFLRLESELRTGLLENTIKLEDENQRQAAILEFTREAVLHLDRDERATYVNLQFLQFMKTVGALGAAKSAQTVDSKKTLSTPQNESADSLNAAAVIGRKLSSLLPRELFEKLLPSAQEARRGRSSLVEIHHIIADEEKFLQIFAAPLQDKYEKIFGVHLSVLDLTARHLAARSLEDIVAEKTKDLHIFQQCVENAMDAIVITDTANKILYVNEAFERITGFARSEMIGRTPQFYHDEGEAGRWNEINRRLIQHKSWRGEMVSRRQDGGEFISDLSVIPIAGADEKIIRYLWIERDATARKELEEKLRLQAEELEAKTAEIVRSKQHQASLQGRTGELQRRIDQLAKLMEIGEDIRLNVGLDLIMQKVSEAAAALGWQCVLILQRRENEVFQLVAQSGFANRNAPSLRPMQQIPYSELAPYLLERFRLSESFFIDSRQWTGGRPIFIPASLEVPTNGDWLPNDGLLVPIRSRDQLIGLIIVFNPSEGYRPNLQQVRDLEILADDAAIAIENSRLLALHQRNERQARVLADIGKAFRVAGTVEQVVTEIAGIGVQAFSRPCLVLVQPFGERRWLCALGTTTSRSDRPKSRLLDSNEFSETLLPRFTTTTTADIVQIDLSQAELPPSILAEVVKIKSSEPLLALKDNNRPVAKAQLVSMRSRGRSIGVMAYLLPEGVSDSIFQHPNDADFAADIADRAALIIENAHLFHETDEKAMALERANQLISEFLASVSHELRTPMHSILQFSEILLSETPGKLNPEQKRQLTVVQRSGKNLLRLLNDILDLSKIEAGKMEAVIEEFAPAQIIREATESIRPLCEQKKLALRVRLGENLPERFRCDRSILSRVLTNLLGNAVKFTEKGEIEVWARARSNTLVISVRDTGIGISSSKQKEIFEPFRQLENSETRRHGGTGLGLAISKKMLMILNGDIEVESEPGKGSKFTIHIPPSTAPVRAVVRSSRAEKARAGGESKSKGVDGKAAAKKRGRLSLRFPLSHRPKSPRILVIEDDENTRYAMQFILENAGYKVEFAEAGDKALLAAQHQRPDLILMDIMMPNMDGYQVARMLKAQKQLAHIPVVALTARAMKGDREKALAAGCNDYLTKPFESKDILGMLEKWLGNGV
- a CDS encoding gamma-glutamylcyclotransferase; this translates as MDSLESHNLLFVYGSLMRGMERGHFLSEQKAKFLSTAAVAGALYALGDFPGLVLDIADEYRSAPTSQAAEQPSSQPHSERRLIHGELFEIFDPLTFFETLDVIEGYWPDHTERSLFVRKLIPVQTGQGEIRAWAYILNLPVNGLSKLS